One part of the Neoarius graeffei isolate fNeoGra1 chromosome 2, fNeoGra1.pri, whole genome shotgun sequence genome encodes these proteins:
- the afg1lb gene encoding lactation elevated protein 1 homolog B isoform X3 produces the protein MMLLRVIVSPQEIRRATLQDVPPSVDELCMVLGLRGNFLLQFEDPDFGNELCNLTDIKDLPTERATLKVLFTFSEPLSDSTLDTANLSSQSTVSPSPSSSGDPTEWPDPFVFPDFTHDVEFQLRVANDAYANDGAVMVVSKSVKSEILDRLADCITKITPYPTRDNIESVAKALVVKHPCLREPGSGQGWYCWKFSLVFKMGNYRQRMMVAGCPEVLVNKRKRGQGNGKPLKKSKKGEIHYLPEPPEGQTAFKAEKDRETMALEVQKRDPDLQVLDELMAATFSQQRQEIIGDEPLISAVMDRWPALFSERQLIAEFCRIVTKDLLESFLSGLDAFMPSLLQLYKAAAASGRRLALSRILDCLQKEDTNQNQRTAALLGLPCYFSEDSSNVIRMCDAHGDMIMRGMEVGLRIGHEGHLQDAFPLEVFHVAVVVEEIIILHDIRDVPTGFAMLLGAIYCLNPEYPQNMRSIAALSDWTRD, from the exons ATGATGCTTCTCCGAGTCATTGTCTCACCTCAGGAAATAAGACGTGCCACCCTACAGGATGTTCCCCCATCAGTCGATGAGCTATGTATGGTTCTGGGCCTCCGAGGGAATTTCCTTTTACAGTTTGAAGATCCAGACTTTGGGAATGAGCTCTGCAATTTGACTGATATCAAGGACCTACCAACCGAACGAGCCACACTAAAAGTTctgttcacgttttctgaaccacttTCTGACTCAACATTAGATACTGCAAACCTTAGTTCCCAGAGTACAGTGAGCCCTAGTCCCTCCAGTAGTGGGGAtccaacagaatggcctgatccATTTGTTTTTCCAGATTTCACCCATGATGTTGAGTTTCAGCTGAGGGTAGCAAATGATGCCTATGCCAATGATGGAGCTGTGATGGTTGTCTCAAAGAGTGTGAAGAGTGAAATTCTGGACAGACTGGCTGATTGCATCACCAAAATCACTCCCTATCCAACCAGAGACAACATAGAAAGTGTGGCCAAAGCTCTTGTGGTGAAGCACCCTTGCCTGAGGGAGCCAGGGTCTGGTCAAGGATGGTATTGCTGGAAGTTCAGCTTGGTATTCAAGATGGGCAATTATCGTCAGAGGATGATGGTAGCTGGATGCCCTGAAGTTCTTGTaaataaaagaaaaagaggacaaggaaatggcaagccactcaaGAAGTCAAAAAAGGGAGAGATCCACTATTTGCCAGAGCCACCTGAGGGACAAACTGCGTTTAAAGCAGAGAAGGATCGCGAGACCATGGCTCTAGAAGTGCAGAAGAGAGATCCAGATTTACAGGTCCTGGATGAATTGATGGCCGCAACATTCTCACAGCAGAGACAAGAAATAATCGGTGATGAACCGCTCATCTCTGCTGTCATGGACAGATGGCCTGCATTGTTTAGTGAGCGACAG CTAATTGCCGAGTTCTGCAGAATTGTCACCAAAGACCTGCTTGAATCCTTTCTGAGTGGACTCGATGCCTTCATGCCCAGTCTTCTACAACTTTACAAAGCAGCTGCTGCCTCAGGCAGGAGGTTGGCCCTGAGCCGCATTCTTGACTGTCTTCAAAAGGAG GATACAAACCAAAACCAAAGAACAGCTGCCCTACTTGGTCTCCCGTGCTACTTTTCAGAGGATTCCTCCAATGTAATCAGGATGTGTGAT GCTCATGGCGACATGATAATGAGAGGGATGGAAGTTGGACTGCGGATTGGACACGAAGGCCATCTGCAGGATGCATTTCCTTTGGAAGTCTTCCATGTGGCTGTGGTAGTAGAGGAGATCATCATCCTACATGACATCAGAGATGTGCCCACTGGCTTTGCTATGTTACTGGGCGCCATCTACTGCCTTAACCCCGAGTACCCACAAAACATGAG GAGCATTGCTGCATTGTCAGATTGGACACGGGACTAG
- the afg1lb gene encoding lactation elevated protein 1 homolog B isoform X1, which translates to MMLLRVIVSPQEIRRATLQDVPPSVDELCMVLGLRGNFLLQFEDPDFGNELCNLTDIKDLPTERATLKVLFTFSEPLSDSTLDTANLSSQSTVSPSPSSSGDPTEWPDPFVFPDFTHDVEFQLRVANDAYANDGAVMVVSKSVKSEILDRLADCITKITPYPTRDNIESVAKALVVKHPCLREPGSGQGWYCWKFSLVFKMGNYRQRMMVAGCPEVLVNKRKRGQGNGKPLKKSKKGEIHYLPEPPEGQTAFKAEKDRETMALEVQKRDPDLQVLDELMAATFSQQRQEIIGDEPLISAVMDRWPALFSERQLIAEFCRIVTKDLLESFLSGLDAFMPSLLQLYKAAAASGRRLALSRILDCLQKEDTNQNQRTAALLGLPCYFSEDSSNVIRMCDAHGDMIMRGMEVGLRIGHEGHLQDAFPLEVFHVAVVVEEIIILHDIRDVPTGFAMLLGAIYCLNPEYPQNMRYSFEFLQKVIMSIKPDQCSVRVHGLRNKLLRHRM; encoded by the exons ATGATGCTTCTCCGAGTCATTGTCTCACCTCAGGAAATAAGACGTGCCACCCTACAGGATGTTCCCCCATCAGTCGATGAGCTATGTATGGTTCTGGGCCTCCGAGGGAATTTCCTTTTACAGTTTGAAGATCCAGACTTTGGGAATGAGCTCTGCAATTTGACTGATATCAAGGACCTACCAACCGAACGAGCCACACTAAAAGTTctgttcacgttttctgaaccacttTCTGACTCAACATTAGATACTGCAAACCTTAGTTCCCAGAGTACAGTGAGCCCTAGTCCCTCCAGTAGTGGGGAtccaacagaatggcctgatccATTTGTTTTTCCAGATTTCACCCATGATGTTGAGTTTCAGCTGAGGGTAGCAAATGATGCCTATGCCAATGATGGAGCTGTGATGGTTGTCTCAAAGAGTGTGAAGAGTGAAATTCTGGACAGACTGGCTGATTGCATCACCAAAATCACTCCCTATCCAACCAGAGACAACATAGAAAGTGTGGCCAAAGCTCTTGTGGTGAAGCACCCTTGCCTGAGGGAGCCAGGGTCTGGTCAAGGATGGTATTGCTGGAAGTTCAGCTTGGTATTCAAGATGGGCAATTATCGTCAGAGGATGATGGTAGCTGGATGCCCTGAAGTTCTTGTaaataaaagaaaaagaggacaaggaaatggcaagccactcaaGAAGTCAAAAAAGGGAGAGATCCACTATTTGCCAGAGCCACCTGAGGGACAAACTGCGTTTAAAGCAGAGAAGGATCGCGAGACCATGGCTCTAGAAGTGCAGAAGAGAGATCCAGATTTACAGGTCCTGGATGAATTGATGGCCGCAACATTCTCACAGCAGAGACAAGAAATAATCGGTGATGAACCGCTCATCTCTGCTGTCATGGACAGATGGCCTGCATTGTTTAGTGAGCGACAG CTAATTGCCGAGTTCTGCAGAATTGTCACCAAAGACCTGCTTGAATCCTTTCTGAGTGGACTCGATGCCTTCATGCCCAGTCTTCTACAACTTTACAAAGCAGCTGCTGCCTCAGGCAGGAGGTTGGCCCTGAGCCGCATTCTTGACTGTCTTCAAAAGGAG GATACAAACCAAAACCAAAGAACAGCTGCCCTACTTGGTCTCCCGTGCTACTTTTCAGAGGATTCCTCCAATGTAATCAGGATGTGTGAT GCTCATGGCGACATGATAATGAGAGGGATGGAAGTTGGACTGCGGATTGGACACGAAGGCCATCTGCAGGATGCATTTCCTTTGGAAGTCTTCCATGTGGCTGTGGTAGTAGAGGAGATCATCATCCTACATGACATCAGAGATGTGCCCACTGGCTTTGCTATGTTACTGGGCGCCATCTACTGCCTTAACCCCGAGTACCCACAAAACATGAGGTACTCCTTTGAGTTCCTGCAGAAGGTCATCATGAGCATTAAACCAGACCAATGCTCAGTAAGAGTCCATGGACTAAGAAATAAACTGCTTAGACATCGCATGTAA